The DNA region CGGAAGCCAAAACCTATACAGTAGATACGGTAAACCCTGCTCCTGTTCTTTCAATAGACAACGTTACAGCGGACAATATACTGAACGCTACGGAAGCGGGTGCTGATGTAACGGTAACCGGAAATGTTACTGGGGATTTTAACGATGGAGATATAGTGACATTAACCGTAGATGGTACAGATTATACCGGTGCTGTAGATGCTTTAGGGGCATACAGTATAGATATACCAGGAAGTGCTTTGGCAGCGGATAATGATACCACTATAGACGGAAGTATTTCTACAACCGATATCAACGGAAATACAGGCACATCTGCAGAAATAAAAACATATAGTGTAGATGATATAGCCCCTGTGGCAACCGTAATCGTTGATGATATTACAAACGATAATAGTATTAACGCAGCTGAAGCAGGTTCTGACATTCCAATAACAGGAATGGTAAGTGGAGATTTCAATGAGAATGACCCGGTAACCATAGTTGTAAATGGGAATACTTATACAGGCACGGTAGATGCTCTTGGTAATTTTAGTATTGATGTTCCGGGAAGCGATTTGGTGGCGGATAATGATTCTTCAATTGAAGTAAGCCTTACCACTTTAGATACTGCAGGGAATAGTACTTCGGTGAACGAAAGCAAATCTTATGCAGTAGATATTGTAGATAACGACCTTGATAATGATGGACTTACCAATGATGAGGAAGACGATTTGGGAACAGATCCTAATAACCCTGATTCTGATGGGGACGGTATTAATGATGGTCAAGAAGTATTAGATGCTACTGATCCGTTGAATGATTGTGATTCAATTGATGGTACACCTCTGGACAGTTCAGATTGTGATAGCGACGGACTTACCAACGCGGAGGAAGCCATTAGGGGAACGGATCCTAATATAGCTGATACCGATGAAGATATGATTTTAGACGGTCAGGAAGTCTCGGATAATACGGACCCATTAAACGCATGTAGTTCTATAGGTGGTACTCCGCCGGAAACTGTGGTCTGTGGTATTTCTGTAGAGAATGATTTGGTAACGCCAGAGCTCAACGAGGGTCGATTCCTTATTGAAAACATAGAGAGTTACCCACAAAATACCGTAAAAATCTTTAACCGATGGGGTATTAAAGTGTTTGAGATAGATGGATACGATAATGAGGCCAACGTATTTACGGGAATGTCTACAGGAAGGATAACTATTAGAGCTAATGATGAGTTGCCAGTAGGCGTGTACTTTTATATTATTGAGTACGTGGCCGGTGATAATAATCAAAGTTTATCTGGATACCTATATATCAATCGATAAAGAAAACCATACTAAAAAAAGTAACCTCAAGGCCAAAGCTTTGGGGTTACTTTTTTACTGGAATATCAGTTTGAAAGCATACGGAGTTAAAGAGAAAGATAGAATTGCTCAATGACTCTTGTATTGCCATTTCAACTTGATTACTCTTCCATGAAGAAAAGATATCGGCATAGAAAATGAATTGGACGGCCAATTATTGAAAGACGGGCATTCCACTGAAAAGAGAATAAATGATAGTACAGATTTTATTAAATAGGGTACACGAATGCCAGATACAATACAATGCCTTAGTGGTTTGTAGCCAACACCTTCCTTAAAGTGTCCATTCCCGTAGTGAGTTGAGTTGTGAATCTATATAAAAGAAGAAGAGTTATTCTTGGTTTATATATATAAATCCTTGGTGCTTAAGACCAATATCCTTTAAATCTATAGTATAGAAATAAACGCCTGCTGGTAATTTTTTGGCAGTATTATAAACTCCATTAACATTAGCGGTGCCTTCAAAGGTATTGTCATAGTTGGTGGCCTCGTAGACAGAACGCCCCCATCTGTTAAAAATGGTAAGTTTGTTATTAGGTGATATGGAAACGGCTTTCAGAACAAAAAAATCGGCATTACCATCCCCATTTGGGGTTAAGAGGTAGTTGCCCAGATCCACACTTTGCATGCTAAGACTGCCTCCAAAAGTAATTACGGTATAATCGTCCGGAGTAAAAACATCCGAAGTTATTTCACCTTGTTCAAAATCACCATCCAGTCCCGTGTTTCCCAAATCTTCCCAAATATTTCTTTCCGAATGCCAACCTACTACTCTTAGGTTTTCTATGGCATCAAGAAAACTAGACAGGTTACTTTCTGTATCCCACCCTAAGGTTACTTTAGAAGGTGTTTTCGTATCTAAGTCCCAAAATTCCTGATTACTGATAGCTATGAGTATATCCGTTCTGTTTTCGGTGTAAAATGATGTGCGAAAAGTAGAAGGACTGTTAGGGTCCTCATAAAAATAAGCCGACTTGGCATTTTCATTAATTTCGTCCGAAGCTAGTTTTAATGGTCTTAATTTATCAAAATGACCAATAGGAAAGATAAAGTCCTTTTTATTTTTTACCGAAGCGTATCCGTTTACTTTCGTAAAGTTGGCATCGCCATTATAAAAGGAGTTGTTAATGTATTCTATATTGGTATCGACCAAAAATCTTGGGGTAACCAAATCTCCTGAAATAAAGTTGCTATTATTGGTAACACCAATACCAACTTCTAGTACAAGGTCATTATCTACAACAATTTCCAAGTCCTTAAAAACAGGTCTAAAGGCACCACTAATGTAAGCTACATCTTCGTTATAAAATCCAGCTAGTCCTTTGTTCTCGTCAAAAGACCCGTCATTTATCAAATCTTGGTAGAAACCGATTTGGGCATTTTCATGCATTTTTATATTGCCAAAATTATGAAACGAGTCTTGCGCAACCATTTGATGACTGCACAGACTACAAACAAAGCTGCCAAAGAAAATTATATGTTTTTTCATCATAGTTCAGGTTACTTTCTCCAAGCTATTTCAATTAAGGCTTCTGGATACTCTACGGATATTCCGTTGCAATACGCCTGTAGAAATTCACCTTCGTTAAAATCAACATTTAAAGTTGCATCTTGGTTGCCATCGGCAGCGGTAATTACAAGGGCCGTAATAGGAATGAGCCCATCATTTTTTCGAATTTCAACGGTCCATGTATTGGCATTGTTGCTTTGTGCGGAAATTCCGGTTATAGTACCATTTCTAAGCATGCGCCATCCTGTATTATCCGAATCGGCGCCATTAAACTGTCTTAGGTATGCGTTTGTGGTGATTGCACTGTTCATACCCCATCCGATCATGGTTCGGTCAACACTTAGCCATTTCATTCTAGTCCCGTCATAGGCATAAAGGATTCCATCATCACCCATAAAAATCTGTCCGCTTTCGGTTCCTGTTGGAGTAATGGTACTCGGTTGGATTCTTAGCGGTACGGCTGTACTTTCAATATCTAATTGGGCATTTGGTGTAGCGTTGTTTATACCAATGTTGCCCGTAGCGGAAAAACGTATTCTTTCTATATCGTTTGTCTTTAGAATAAAGTCCTGTAAATCCGATGTGCCTATGTAATGAAGTAGGGGATTGGTTAAGGCATTGCCTGTAGAATTCCAAAAATCGACTGAATTGGTATCTATAGAGGGAATTTTTTTAAAGCCCGTGGCCGTATTCAAATACATTTTTTCTTCGTCCGTATTATATAATAGTGAACCAATAACCGGATTTATTGAGGTGTTCATTTCTAAAGTAGTTGCTTGTGTGAGTCCAAATAAATAGTTGCCATCTATTTGTGAAACACTTTTAGTTGCTACCAAGGTTAGAATTATGGAGAAAGTGATATGTATTTGTCTCATGACCAGCTGATTGTATGTTTGGTTAATGGTGGGTTATAGGTGTTTTATCAGTTATAGTGTAAATATTTTAATAAGATTTTACTTTGTAATATAAGAGAAATTACGCAATTTTTAATTATATAGTATCGGCTAAGTTTCTGATACTATGTTAGTTTGGTTACAAGTCTAAAACAGTGAACATGAACTCCGAGTCAAATCGTGCTCGGTCGGTTCCACCATTGTCATTGTCTCCTATAATAACTTCAAATGTCCTAACGGTCTGGTTACTGTATGATATTCCCGGATCATCATTTCCAACACCATTTCTTCCTGGTTGGCTCAATTGAATGATATAATCAGAATCTAAAGTAATTCCAATAGGCAGGGTTACAAGATAATGGCCTAGCCCTGCAAGTTTGGTGACTATTATATTAGGTGTGGATTTAACGACTACACCAAGCGCAGAAACTTTTCCAAAGGCTTTGATAGGACTGGCGTAAAAAACACCAGAGTCCGAACCTGTGGTAATACTGTTCCCCTCATCTGCGCTAATACTGGCATTTCCTGTTGCAGTAGGGGGGTCTATCCATTCCGTACCTGTAGCGGTTGCCGATAAAACTTGTCCAGCGGTTCCAGAAGAATCGTTTTCATCAAGTACAGGACCATTCAATTCCAATGTTTCATTTATGGTTACGGTTGTACTGTTAGATGTTTCATCAATATTCATAGCTTCAATACTTCCTACGGTAAATCCTATTTCATCTGCTGCAGGACTGTACATACCCGTGTTTGTGTCATCCGCAAAACGGTAGGCAGGTTCATTGGCATTTCCATCAGAATTTAGAATTCCTCTTGATCGGATGGCACCGATAACTTGAAATTTGTTATCTGGGGTATTTGTACCAACTCCCAATCGATTATTGGTGGCATCCCAGAATAGTTGGGAATTATCTTCGGTAGGAGCTCCACTCGCATCCGCAAAAAATACAGAGCCTTCTGTACCGGAAATAGAGGGTAGGGTAACGGTATTTCCACCTGTTCCAGATATGCGTAAATCATTTCCTGAAACGGATAAAGTTTGAATTTCGTTTGTTTCGCTCAAATCGTTATCTGCAGAATTGTGAGCAGTTATTGCAGCTGCATTCGCGGCTATAGCTGCATCAGCATCAGCTTCGTTTTGGTCTACATCATCCTGTACGTCGGTGATAGCGGCAGATTCTTCCAGAGCGGAAAGGTCCACGGTCACGGAAGAAGTCCCTTCGTCTATTTTCAATATACTAGAAGTATCGATGGAAGCCCCTGTGATATCGTCGTCCGCAGTGGCGGCTATCTGTCCGTCCACATAGGTCTTTACGGCAAGCT from Zobellia alginiliquefaciens includes:
- a CDS encoding gliding motility-associated C-terminal domain-containing protein — its product is MMKKHIIFFGSFVCSLCSHQMVAQDSFHNFGNIKMHENAQIGFYQDLINDGSFDENKGLAGFYNEDVAYISGAFRPVFKDLEIVVDNDLVLEVGIGVTNNSNFISGDLVTPRFLVDTNIEYINNSFYNGDANFTKVNGYASVKNKKDFIFPIGHFDKLRPLKLASDEINENAKSAYFYEDPNSPSTFRTSFYTENRTDILIAISNQEFWDLDTKTPSKVTLGWDTESNLSSFLDAIENLRVVGWHSERNIWEDLGNTGLDGDFEQGEITSDVFTPDDYTVITFGGSLSMQSVDLGNYLLTPNGDGNADFFVLKAVSISPNNKLTIFNRWGRSVYEATNYDNTFEGTANVNGVYNTAKKLPAGVYFYTIDLKDIGLKHQGFIYINQE